In Leptospira licerasiae serovar Varillal str. VAR 010, the sequence CAAATTGTTTTGTAGGTGATTCTCTTTATATAAAGGGACTTCTTCTTAAACAAAGAAATATTTTATCCAATTTTAGGGCGCTAATCGAACCCGTTCAGGAAAATCATGTAAGCGCTTTACTTCCCAAGGGGGATATCTACTTCTCCCGTAATTTCGAATTTTTTCTGTCCGAACTCAAACGAACCGGAGAATTAAAAAGTCTTGAGGATAAGTATTTTAACAGAAGCGATTGGGTGAAATAAAGAAACAGTCTAACACATATGGCGACTTTGGCAAAAAGAAAGGCCCAAAATATTCCGGGACAGATCTATGTGGATTCCAGTTGTATAGATTGTGAGACCTGCAGGATCTTGGCTTCGAACATTTTTGGCGAAGACCAATCCGGTTCCTTCGTCAAAAAACAACCGGGAACAGAATCTGAAAAATTACAAGCCTTACGAGCGTTAGTTGCCTGCCCCACAGCTTCCATCGGAACAGAAGATAGAATCGATCTCGCGGAGGCGAAAGCATCTTTTCCAAGGCAGATCCAAGACGAAGTTTATCATTGCGGTTTCCACTCCAAGGATTCGTTCGGAGCCTTCTCTTACTTAATTTTACGGAAAGAGGGTAACGTGCTCGTGGATTCTCCCAGATACATCCCTTCACTTTCTGAAAAAATAAAAAATCTGGGTGGGATCAAATATCATTTCCTAACACATAGGGACGACGTTGCGGATCATGAAAAATTCCATACTGATTTCGGGACACAAAGGATCATACATGAAGGAGATCTATCCTCAGTTCCGAATGCGGAGATAGTGATCCAAGGAAAGGAGCCATTTTCACTTAGCGACGATCTTTTGGTGATACCGGGACCTGGGCATACGAGAGGGCATTCCACTTTATTATATAAACATAAATTTCTTTTTTCGGGGGACCATTTGGCTTTCGACCCTAAGAGAGAAAGGCTGATCGCTTTTAAAGGCGCTTGTTGGTATTCTTGGGAAGAGCAAACCAAGTCCATGC encodes:
- a CDS encoding MBL fold metallo-hydrolase; the protein is MATLAKRKAQNIPGQIYVDSSCIDCETCRILASNIFGEDQSGSFVKKQPGTESEKLQALRALVACPTASIGTEDRIDLAEAKASFPRQIQDEVYHCGFHSKDSFGAFSYLILRKEGNVLVDSPRYIPSLSEKIKNLGGIKYHFLTHRDDVADHEKFHTDFGTQRIIHEGDLSSVPNAEIVIQGKEPFSLSDDLLVIPGPGHTRGHSTLLYKHKFLFSGDHLAFDPKRERLIAFKGACWYSWEEQTKSMQHLENYDFEWVLPGHGHPAHTDRKHMSEMLRSCVLWMQKR